Genomic window (Festucalex cinctus isolate MCC-2025b chromosome 7, RoL_Fcin_1.0, whole genome shotgun sequence):
TCATAAAAAAGCTATTTTGGAATCAAAATAGCTACAAGAGTGCAGGTAAACCAGTatcaaaatacatattttgaagATCTACAGTAATAAGATGTACATTGCATATTCTCTGCTTCCCAGTTGTGCGAAATAGTACAATGCATTATAAATGCTGCTATAACTTAACGAGTGATATTTTTAGTCATATGAGCAGGAATTTAGAGGTATTTGATGCACATCTGGAGCAGGTATATAATACAAACTTCTGTTTACCAAATAATGCTCCTATGATTAAAAAGCCCTCAGTCAATGTGAATACAAGCAGTTCagaggcattttatttaaatgaacatCTTCACAAGGAAAAATGAGTCATATCCATCTAATAAATCAAAAAATTATGCAATCTGCACTATAATCATACAAATAAGTCCAACTATTCATCACAAGTTCACATACTAAACAGAATAAAACACATACAAGCTTTATATCATTTATCTTCAGTGGAGTCAAAGGGAGAAGGATGTGACAATCAGCAGAATATAGATTCTTCTGTCATTTTGTTCATAAAATCCCATATTGGTTTGTCTGTCAGTTAAAGTAAACATGGAGCATTTCAGTCTTTTCAACCTGTCATGATGATTGATTGTCCATGCAACATACACGTGAGTAAAAAGAACACTCAGCTATATCAGAGAGCTGCAAGGTACAGAACATGCAGCAGCGGTTGAACAAGTGAGGTGATAAAAGGGTTCATTAGGAGTCACAACCGAGAGGGCAGGAAGACTCATGCAACTTTAAGTCATATTAACATGTCACTGGAGGTGCTGAACAACAGCTCAATCCTTGCTCACACATCTGAGTTGATGCTCAGATTGGCCAAACGTGGATCAGCGTTTATTTCATACCTGTAATGATATCCCTCCATGTGGTCCCTACAAGCATCACGGATGTTGTACATCCAGCGCTTGATGCCTTTGCGGTTCAAGTAGAGCACCAGCAGGAATATGACGCCAATCAGTGCCAGCACCAAACCCAGGAAGACGTACGAAGTCTCGAGCACGCCTTCCATGTTGCCCAAACACTTCAGCTGGGACTGCTCCACCTGCAATAGTGGCCGGCGCCTCAGACGCTCGGGGTCTGCACAGGTCAGGTTCATGTCCGTGACTTGAGTGGAGTTCTTCAGCCACAACAGCAAGTCCTCAATAAAACAGTCACAACGCCAGGGATTCCCTTCTAAATGAATATGAAGGTCTGGCTTCAAGTTGAACTCAGTCAGGGTGATGAGAGGAATATTCCTGAGACGGTTGTGCCTCAGGTCAAGATCTTGCAGTCGTGGCACCTTTAGTATCCTGTCGGGGATGGAGATGATGGAGCTGTTCTGCAGGCTGAGGGTGACCAGATTGGATAAACTTGTGAATAAATCATCTGGCAAAAGCACAAGGTCATTGCCGGACAGGTCTAAGACTGTCAGATGGAAGAGTTTTCCATTTTCTAGGACATTCACCAGCCCGTTCACAGAAGAATGATTGTGAAAAGACCTACTGAGGTTCAGCACCTGCAATTTGTTGTCATCCGGGAAAGCGTTTTCGCTGAAAGTTtggattttattgttgctcagATCCAGCCGCTCTAGGTTTGGCAAGTTATGAAACACCATTTCCTCCACAGCCTCCATCTTATTGTCACTGAGATCAAGATCTGTTAAGAATTCCAGGTGGCTAGTAAAAGACTCCTCATTGATACTCGAAATGTTGTTTCCCGTGATGAAAAGTAACTTGGAATTCGCAGGTATGGAATGTGGAATTGCGTCCAAGTCCTGGTTTTGGCATTTCACT
Coding sequences:
- the tpbg gene encoding trophoblast glycoprotein, coding for MVVKDKMRLVSTSCWCQSEGIRMNALTSGVMQLLLLLAIILSCQGCPEKCACFLQTVKCQNQDLDAIPHSIPANSKLLFITGNNISSINEESFTSHLEFLTDLDLSDNKMEAVEEMVFHNLPNLERLDLSNNKIQTFSENAFPDDNKLQVLNLSRSFHNHSSVNGLVNVLENGKLFHLTVLDLSGNDLVLLPDDLFTSLSNLVTLSLQNSSIISIPDRILKVPRLQDLDLRHNRLRNIPLITLTEFNLKPDLHIHLEGNPWRCDCFIEDLLLWLKNSTQVTDMNLTCADPERLRRRPLLQVEQSQLKCLGNMEGVLETSYVFLGLVLALIGVIFLLVLYLNRKGIKRWMYNIRDACRDHMEGYHYRYEINADPRLANLSINSDV